The Plasmodium reichenowi strain SY57 chromosome 2, whole genome shotgun sequence DNA segment aaaataatatgtgtCCTAACCTAATATTATTGAACTATACGTCTCTAATTCATTATCCTCATCTGACGtaacatttatattcaGAGTATTTTCCCTATACGTTTCCTTATTTTCCTCAcatgaaaaattattactatgatgataatttaaAGTATTCATTGTATATTTGTTTAGAGcatcatttatttttggAAAGCATCCCTCCTTCAAAGGATCATACGATTCATTTCCTTtcatacaaaaaaataaaaaaattaaataaataaatatacacacatataaatatatatatatatatatatatatatatatatgtgtatatataattgtagATTTATAGTGTGAACGTAAAAGGatataatgtataaatatacatctaaatataatatataagtaaaatattttaatattgttCAATGTGGAAAGTTTGTCTGTTATCAgtccaaaaaaaaaaaataaaataaaatatactcatacatatatatatatatatgtatatattatatttgaacatatatacagctattttttcattatcctttttttattttttttttttttttttgacGCAACGTGAAAATACGTACacatacatttttatatcccttgtatatatataaaaaaaaatgacataaaaatatacacatttctttaatgtaaaaataaacaaacaaacatatattatatatatatatatatatatatatatatattttatttatttatttatatagtaacattttatgtttatacATTTTTCCATATTAATTGTATTTCTTCTTCGTTCATATTCGATAGATTAACAAattgatgaaaaaaaacattaaCTTTCATATTgttagaaaataaaaaatttccTTTAAACTTTGGCttgtttttaaaataagTACCCACATATTGTACATCTTCCGAGATTACCCAAGATCCGTTGTTAAAGTTACCCTTATTCCATTCTCCACAATActacacaaaaaaaaaaaaaaataaatcatatatatatatatatatatatatatatgtacacatattttcatgttgggagaaaaataaatggCATATATACACACAGGAACACCACAAAAATGGGTACATATAAAGgtagaaaatattttcttatatgtttatattttttttttttttttttttttacatattcttttgttgagtaaaaataataaattccctttccattttttttgttattcTCCCATTCTCCATAATAAAAATCACCATTTTGATATCTTTGAAATCCTATACCTTTTTTCTTTCCATTTTCAAAATTTCcttgtttttttaaaaacaaatataaacaaCCATAAGAATTcgcacatatatatatatatatatcaatttATTTAGATTGATACttataaacatttttgACATATCTTACCTATGTACATGCTCTTTtgttttcctttttttattaatttccCATAACCACACCTTTTTTCATTCATAAAAAAACCATcatatatacttttatttgagtaaaaatatttaccTTTCCTTTTGTATCCATTTATAAACGTCCCTATAAATTTTTCACcatttttgtattttacCTTTGCTTCTCCTGATGATATACTTGTTCaatatattgataaaataaaattgtttttttttttttttttttttttcttttttctccatttatttttatatatttatatattgtacATTGTTTCtatgttttattatgaaATCCATATACCTGTGAAGTTTTCATCCATACGATTTCCCTCCTTTtgtttattaaaaaataccaacatgatattttattattaaaatatatatatatatatatataaatatatatatatatatatatatatatatatatatatatgttggGTGTATATcactaataataatgtatttattcctattttgttttttctcatttatattgtatatcttaaaatatatttctatgATTGAAAAAAAGGTCGAATTATTTCGCTTATATAATAtgcataaatatataatattgtatatatggacacattttttttttttttttcttacaAATACTTGTAGAGAAAAAATTACTTTGTCTAAAGGCACGAGAGGAGAGTTATAAgaaatgtattatatatataatatatataatagataTATGTTACATTCGGcatatgatatatatatatatatatatatatatatatatacatatgtatatatttatttatatatatatatttttttttttttgcgTGTGCAAGATAAATCTTCGTacttttcaaaaaaaataaaataaaataaataaataaataagaaataaaaacataataaataaaatactCTTCATATGATAAATTTACACATGTTTGTATAGATAAGTATAAATTTTATGGAAAAAgacatttaaaaaaaaaacctGCCActtgaataaatatacattttaaaataagcctaattattatttttgtacgaataaaaaaagcaaaaagataaaatagGAAAAAgtatacacatatatttatatatacatatatatatttatatatatacacatatatttatatatacatatatatatttatatatacatatatatatttatatatatacacatatatttatatatacatatatattatttaccCTTTATAGATATAACAAACAAGATAACACCAcaacatttatatttctctatttttatattaattcccaagaaaacatttaaagaaataattagttatggaaaaaaaaattgataataatatcaagAGAGATAATTTATTTAGAACTAATAATGTAGATAAGAAAAAGGgtgaagaaaaaaagaaggaTCTCAtttccaaaaaaaataaaaataaaaatagttctccaaataacaataataaaaataatgataagaataatattaagaataatgtgttgaaaaataattccttatttaataataaaaaaaaacattacCTTTATGATGTTGATAAGactttattaaataaagatataaattgcattaattatacatataaaaacCTTAACGAGCAAAAACAAAATTCTCCAAATACAATAAACgttaatataaatgataagGATTATGATGAGAACCAAAAAATTATGgatttattttctatagaaaaaaaaataaaaaataaatatatcccaaataaaaatcatatgaacaaatataataataataataataatgataatcataataatcaaaataaatcaGATGATAACTTTGTTCATTCAATAATTCATGATACCTTTTTAAATACATCTCTTCAAACAACTAATAAAAACACTTTGACaagtataaaaataaacaaaggtgttaaaaaaaagactTTTACAAAcaaagataaaaaatattataatgatgatagtataaaaacaaaagaaaacaaaaaaaataaaatcagTAATAATCATGTGattaatgatgataataatgatgtaattaatgatgataataatgatgtaattaatgatgataataatgatgtgattaatgatgataataatgtttataatattaatataaaaaaaaataattatgcaaatataaatataaatactcacctacaaaataataattctcAAATAAAAGCAAACcataaaaaagaaaaatcatttaaagattgtaaaaaagaattatatacaaatgtaaaagataaaataacaCTACAacataaacaaaataaaaaatatatagataattCTATACAAAGCACTCTAAATCATAGTGAACATAAATCTCTTCAAAaaaacatacatatatataataataaacatacACAAACTAGTAAAGCTTATAATATTCAAGAGCTGCataatttttctataaTTCATTCAAAACAAATTTTACAAACAGCCTTAATAcaaattacatataaacaaaatgtaatccaaatgaaaaacaaaaaagaagaaattataaataaggATCAAATTAATAAACTTAACTTTTCTATATTAACAAGACGTCAACAAAATAATCTCCACATTATGAATACAAATAAATCAATCCATGggtataaataaataaataaataaataaatatatatatatatatatatttgtgtgTGTGTGAGTACGATTTATTTCTTTGTGTgttcttattttatatacatcCTCCCTTTAGAGTTCTACAAAtatttaacaaaataaatacatttgCCATGTCCAATAacataattaatattttgatCAAGAAAAATGTTGAAACCTATAATGaggtaaaaaaaaaaaaaaaaaaaaaaaaaaaaaaaaaaaaaaaaaaaatatattattatcacatATGTATGTTTCCTTATATTCCaatttaagaaaaaaaaactcaaagaaaaagaaaaaataatatggtTTAATGAGCTCAAAACATATTTACTGAAAAATACG contains these protein-coding regions:
- a CDS encoding hypothetical protein (conserved Plasmodium protein, unknown function); this encodes MLVFFNKQKEGNRMDENFTGEAKVKYKNGEKFIGTFINGYKRKGKYFYSNKSIYDGFFMNEKRCGYGKLIKKGKQKSMYIGNFENGKKKGIGFQRYQNGDFYYGEWENNKKNGKGIYYFYSTKEYYCGEWNKGNFNNGSWVISEDVQYVGTYFKNKPKFKGNFLFSNNMKVNVFFHQFVNLSNMNEEEIQLIWKNV
- a CDS encoding hypothetical protein (conserved Plasmodium protein, unknown function), whose translation is MEKKIDNNIKRDNLFRTNNVDKKKGEEKKKDLISKKNKNKNSSPNNNNKNNDKNNIKNNVLKNNSLFNNKKKHYLYDVDKTLLNKDINCINYTYKNLNEQKQNSPNTINVNINDKDYDENQKIMDLFSIEKKIKNKYIPNKNHMNKYNNNNNNDNHNNQNKSDDNFVHSIIHDTFLNTSLQTTNKNTLTSIKINKGVKKKTFTNKDKKYYNDDSIKTKENKKNKISNNHVINDDNNDVINDDNNDVINDDNNDVINDDNNVYNINIKKNNYANININTHLQNNNSQIKANHKKEKSFKDCKKELYTNVKDKITLQHKQNKKYIDNSIQSTLNHSEHKSLQKNIHIYNNKHTQTSKAYNIQELHNFSIIHSKQILQTALIQITYKQNVIQMKNKKEEIINKDQINKLNFSILTRRQQNNLHIMNTNKSIHGVLQIFNKINTFAMSNNIINILIKKNVETYNEKKKLKEKEKIIWFNELKTYLLKNTLALLAAEKIVSYIVDELIEESTEKLNSQHNEDISKIKEKIHIHKIALYQKRKMDKGYLTFVFNDGTTTVYIPTKIKYHMNLCALIKKIKNYINEKLEYIKKEHDISTLCI